One window of the Rhipicephalus sanguineus isolate Rsan-2018 chromosome 4, BIME_Rsan_1.4, whole genome shotgun sequence genome contains the following:
- the LOC119391354 gene encoding uncharacterized protein LOC119391354, with product MATSNAEYVMTEILPGSSDRSRIFLPNVYSSPKDRRQRFKALMKKAVNLAGSNPLVVAGDFNAPHHNLGLPVRHQQELGTSSCRDSAPDLTFVKNLTEAQWTNSATDLGSVHYVLVTQFSVARKKAREFSWTDWDQFRKIREDVRSTTKKISTDLPVEKIDSRLAHLLEAKQSLLARRKSQRLNRRLRKKISELNKTIEKHCRVLAKQQWDEVCNSVDGQMRNGKTWNLLKPLLDETNTRTNQRHLLARAVHEAKQSSSEEEVMKQLVQKYLPVDSSPTTTYPEYSGPANPELDAEICNEEVRRVLHELNGSEAWKVGEVPDPWKLAHTVLIPKPGKPPNLDNLRPISLMSCVGKVAEHVVLNRLTRYLEDNGLYQHTMIGFRAKL from the exons ATGGCCACTAGCAACGCCGAATATGTCATGACCGAGATTCTGCCCGGCAGCTCGGACCGAAGCAGAATCTTTCTCCCCAACGTGTACAGTAGCCCTAAGGACCGACGACAGCGCTTCAAGGCCCTTATGAAGAAGGCCGTCAACCTGGCGGGCTCCAACCCCCTCGTGGTGGCGGGTGACTTTAATGCTCCGCACCACAACCTGGGGCTACCCGTACGACACCAGCAAGA GTTGGGCACCTCGTCATGTAGAGACTCGGCCCCCGACTTGACCTTCGTCAAGAATCTCACCGAGGCACAGTGGACCAATTCGGCGACAGACTTGGGTAGCGTCCACTACGTCCTGGTCACGCAGTTCTCAGTCGCCCGAAAGAAGGCACGGGAGTTTTCTTGGACGGACTGGGACCAGTTTCGCAAA ATCAGGGAGGACGTCAGGAGTACCACCAAGAAGATCAGCACCGACCTTCCGGTTGAGAAGATTGACAGCCGCCTGGCCCACCTGCTCGAGGCCAAGCAGTCGCTTCTTGCCCGCCGGAAAAGCCAGCGCCTAAACCGTAGGTTGCGCAAGAAGATCTCGGAACTGAACAAGACCATCGAGAAGCACTGCCGCGTCCTCGCCAAGCAGCAGTGGGACGAGGTGTGCAACTCGGTGGACGGCCAGATGCGCAATGGCAAGACGTGGAACCTGCTCAAGCCCCTGCTCGACGAGACTAACACCAGGACCAACCAGCGGCACCTACTAGCGCGGGCTGTGCACGAGGCGAAGCAGTCCTCTTCCGAAGAGGAGGTCATGAAGCAGCTGGTGCAAAAGTACCTCCCTGTCGACTCGAGCCCCACAACAACGTACCCCGAGTACTCCGGACCGGCCAACCCTGAACTGGACGCCGAGATCTGCAACGAAGAGGTTCGCCGGGTGCTCCACGAGCTCAATGGAAG TGAGGCTTGGAAGGTCGGCGAGGTCCCCGATCCGTGGAAACTCGCACACACCGTGCTCATCCCCAAGCCCGGCAAGCCACCCAACCTGGACAACCTGCGCCCCATTTCGCTCATGTCCTGCGTGGGCAAAGTGGCCGAGCACGTGGTGCTCAACAGGCTGACCCGGTACTTGGAGGACAATGGGCTCTACCAGCACACCATGATCGGTTTTCGCGCCAAGCTCTAG